Genomic DNA from Nocardioides aquaticus:
CGCCCCCGCACCGGCACCACCCGCACCAGCACCGACACCACCACCGGCACCGTCGTCGACCGGGCCCAGCAGGTGCACCCAGCGACGCTCCCGCTGGCCGGGGCGTCGCTCCAGCTCGCGGACCACGGGTTCGTCGCGGGAGGCCAGCCGGGCCAGCACCTCCTCGACGTCACGCCGGTCGGCGAAGGCGTGCAGCCGCTCGGACCGGGTCCGCAGCTCCCCGGGTGCCTGCGCACCGCGCAGCAGCAGCAACGTCACGACAGCGGCCTCGTCGTCACCGAGGTCGAGCGCCTCCGTCAGGCGCTGGTGGTAGCGCAGGGTGCGACGGCCCTTCTCCGACCAGACGATCCGCACCAGCTCGTGGTCCTTGAGCCGCCGGGCGACCTGCTCCACCGTCGCGTCGTCGTAGTCGACGACGGGCTCGCGGCTGCTGGTCTGGTTGCAGGCGCTCCGCAGCGCCTGCCCCGACAGCGGGTAGGACGCCGGGACGGTGCGCTGCTTCTCCAGCAGCGCGCCGAGGACGCGCTGCTCCTGGTCGTCGAGCCGGGGCAGGGTCACGCCGCCGACACTAGGCCGTCCCGGGTGCCCGGCGCTCGTGCCCCGCGGGAACGTCGTGGCAGCCGCACTCGAGCAGCAGCTCGGCGAAGTCGGGGGCCAGCGAGGTCCCGCGCATGATGCCCGACCCCGGCGTCGAGTGCCCGTAGGTCTCCCCCAGCGCGTCCACCGCCAGGATCACCGCGGCGCCGGTCCACGCGGTGAGCTCGCGCGGCCAGTAGACGTCGTCGCCGTAGACCCAGCCGGTGAAGTAGGCGCCCGACTCGTGCCGCAGGTGCTGCATGTCGACCAGCAGCGCCCGGGCCCGCTCGTGGTCGCCCTCGGCGTCGAGGGCCATCACCAGCTCGCAGGTCTCGGCCCCGGTCACCCAGGGGTTCGTGTCGACGCAGTGGATGCCGAGCCCGGGCACCACGAAGTCGTCCCAGCGCTCGTCCAGCAGCGCACGGGCGGCCGCGCCGCGCACGGCGCCGCCGAGGACCGGGTAGTACCAGTCCATCGAGAAGGTGCTCTTGTCCAGGAAGAGGTCCCGGTGCTCGCGCACGGCGTGGCCGAGCCGGCCGCCGGCCAGCTCCCAGTCGGGCTGCGGGTCGCCCAGCAGCTCGGCGATCGCGACGCCCGCGCGCAGCGACTGGTAGATGCTGGAGGAGCCGGCGAGCAGGGCGTCGGTGACGTCCTCGTCACCGGTCACCGGGACGCCGTCGACCCAGAACTGGCACCACGCGATGCCGCCGAACGGAAGCTGCCGCGAGACCACCCAGTCCAGCGCGGACCGCACGACCGGCCACATCGCCTCGACGAAGCGGCGGTCCCGGCGGACGAGCCAGTGGTGCCAGACGCCGACCGCGACGTAGGCGGCCATGTTCGCCTCGCCGCGGTCGTCCTCGACGACACCGGCGACCACCTTCCAGGGGAAGGAGCCGTCGGCGCGCTGCTGCGGCGGGACCCAGGCGTACGCCCGCTCGGCCGCCGCGACCTCGCCCCCGACCAGGAGGCCCATCGCCGACTCGACGTGGTTCCAGGTGTCGGTGTGGGCCCCGACGCTCCACGGGATCGCGCCGTCGGGCTCCTGCACCGAGGCCACTGCGGCCGCCGTGGCCGCGACCTGCTCGGGCCCCAGGACGCCGGCGACGAACGGCAGGTCGTGCCGCGCCGTCACGCGGCCGCCGGATCCGCCGCGTCCGGCTTGGTGAGGTAGAGCACCAGGCTCTTGCCGATCAGCGGGTCGAGCACCGCGCCGGCCCAGCGCAGCACCCGGGGCTGCTTCATGATCTCCCAGACCAGCAGCTTGTGGTAGGTCGCCGGGACGGGGTGGTCGTCCTGACGGACCCCGACGGCGCACTTCAACCACCAGTACGGCGTGTGCAGCCCGTGGGCGTACCCGGTGCCGGCGTGCTGCATCCCGGCGTTCTCGAGCTTGCCGACCAGCTCGGCGTCGGAGTAGATCCGGATGTGGCCGCCGGGGTTGTCGTGGTACTCCTTCGACAGCTTCCAGCAGACCATCTCCGGCAGCCACCGCGGCACGGACACCGCCATCGTGCCGCCCGGGCGCAGGACCCGGACCAGCTCGGCGATGGCACCGAGGTCGTCGGGCACGTGCTCGAGCACCTCGGCGGCCACCACGCGGTCGAACTCGCCGTCGGCGAAGGGCAGCGCGAGCGCGTCGCCCTCCTTGGTGTCGGCCTCGGCGCCCGCGGGCACCTCGCCCTCGGCGCGCATCGCGGCGAAGAGGTCACCGACGCCGGCGAGCTCGTCGGCGTCCTGGTCGAAGGCCACGACGTCGGCCCCGCGGCGGTACATCTCGAAGGCGTGCCGGCCGGCGCCGCACCCCATGTCGAGCACGCGGTCGCGCGGGCGCAGCCCGAGCCGGTCGAAGTCAACGGTGAGCACGGGTGGTCCTCCTGGAGCGGGAACGGGGCAGGGAGCGGCGGCGTACGGCGGTGGGCTGCGGGCCGGCGGCGACGGCCCCGGCCAGGACCTCGGCGAGGGAGGCGGCGGCGGCGCGCCAGCTGAAGTGCTCCTCGACCCGGCGGCGCCCGGCGCGACCCATCGCCGCGCGGCGGTCCGGGTCGTCGAGGAGCGCGGCG
This window encodes:
- a CDS encoding prenyltransferase, which translates into the protein MTARHDLPFVAGVLGPEQVAATAAAVASVQEPDGAIPWSVGAHTDTWNHVESAMGLLVGGEVAAAERAYAWVPPQQRADGSFPWKVVAGVVEDDRGEANMAAYVAVGVWHHWLVRRDRRFVEAMWPVVRSALDWVVSRQLPFGGIAWCQFWVDGVPVTGDEDVTDALLAGSSSIYQSLRAGVAIAELLGDPQPDWELAGGRLGHAVREHRDLFLDKSTFSMDWYYPVLGGAVRGAAARALLDERWDDFVVPGLGIHCVDTNPWVTGAETCELVMALDAEGDHERARALLVDMQHLRHESGAYFTGWVYGDDVYWPRELTAWTGAAVILAVDALGETYGHSTPGSGIMRGTSLAPDFAELLLECGCHDVPAGHERRAPGTA